One window from the genome of Osmerus eperlanus chromosome 3, fOsmEpe2.1, whole genome shotgun sequence encodes:
- the gpr161a gene encoding G-protein coupled receptor 161, producing the protein MNSSRNCSVQDRHGGGGGGTVVLESVFIVTITLLACLGNLLIVATLYRKPYLLTPSNKFVFSLTLSNLLLTLLVLPFVAVSSARREWVFGVVWCNFTALLYLLISSASMLTLGAIAIDRYYAVLYPMIYPMKITGNRATVVIAYVWLHSLVGCLPPLFGWSSFEFDCFKWTCVAAWHREPGYSAFWVTWCSLPPLLAMLVCYGVIFRVARLKARKVHCGTVVVSQEDSGNGQKNGRKNSATSTSSNGSRRSLVYAGSQCKAFVTILVVVGTFLVTWGPYVCVVCTEAMWGQGSVSPGVETLVAWLSFCSSVCHPLIYGLWNKTVRKELLGMCFGDRYYRESFATRHRTSRLFSISNRLTDLGMSPHLTAMLVGGGQLVAPGSSTGDTGFSFTQDSCTDVMLLDNFSTDGTSHSNHHGNLSGKRRSSVTFEDQVEPHSKADLVQVQAEVHKSLDTFASCLAQAIESDARLTLFGGETLLPPGLFAAAARAAPRGPRYLDGQRLRLESIDEGIVKDDREEGEEEEDVEELSA; encoded by the exons ATGAACTCCAGCCGTAACTGCTCAGTCCAGGACCGTCAtggcgggggcgggggcggcACGGTGGTCCTTGAGTCGGTCTTTATCGTCACCATCACTCTCCTGGCCTGCCTGGGGAACCTCCTCATCGTAGCCACCCTCTACCGCAAACCCTACCTCCTCACCCCCAGCAACAAGTTTGTCTTCAGCCTGACCCTGTCCAACCTGCTGCTGACTCTGCTGGTGCTGCCCTTCGTGGCGGTGAGCTCGGCGCGGAGGGAGTGGGTTTTCGGAGTGGTGTGGTGCAACTTCACCGCTCTTCTCTACCTGCTCATCAGCTCTGCCAGCATGCTGACTCTAGGGGCCATCGCCATAGACAG gtACTATGCTGTGCTCTACCCCATGATTTACCCCATGAAGATCACAGGGAACAGGGCCACGGTGGTTATTGCCTACGTTTGGCTGCATTCTCTGGTGGGCTGCCTGCCCCCTCTCTTCGGCTGGTCCTCCTTCGAGTTCGACTGCTTCAAGTGGACCTGCGTGGCGGCCTGGCACCGCGAGCCAGGCTACTCGGCCTTCTGGGTCACCTGGTGCAGCCTCCCGCCCCTCCTCGCCATGCTAGTCTGCTACGGCGTCATCTTCCGCGTGGCGCGCCTCAAGGCCCGCAAGGTGCATTGTGGGACGGTGGTGGTGTCCCAGGAGGATTCGGGGAACGGCCAGAAGAACGGGCGTAAGAACTCCGCCACCTCCACCTCGTCCaatgggagcaggaggagcctgGTGTACGCAGGAAGCCAGTGTAAAGCCTTTGTGACCAtcttggtggtggtgggcacCTTCTTGGTGACCTGGGGGCCCTACGTGTGCGTGGTGTGCACGGAGGCGATGTGGGGGCAGGGGAGCGTGTCCCCTGGGGTGGAGACACTGGTGGCCTGGCTGTCATTCTGCAGCTCGGTGTGCCACCCCCTCATCTACGGACTGTGGAATAAGACTGTGAGGAAGGAGCTGCTGGGCATGTGCTTTGGAGACCGCTACTACAGGGAGTCGTTCGCTACGCGACACAGGACCTCCCGCCTGTTCAGCATCTCCAACAGGCTCACAG ACCTGGGCATGTCCCCCCATCTGACAGCCATGCTGGTGGGAGGCGGCCAGCTGGTGGCCCCCGGGAGCAGCACTGGGGACACCGGCTTCAGTTTCACTCAGGACTCAT gtaCAGATGTGATGCTCCTCGATAACTTCTCTACCGACGGCACCTCCCACTCCAATCACCATGGCAACTTGTCCGGGAAGAGGCGGAGCTCGGTAACCTTTGAAGACCAGGTGGAGCCGCATTCCAAAG CTGACCTGGTCCAGGTCCAGGCCGAGGTCCACAAGTCCCTGGATACCTTCGCCTCCTGCCTGGCCCAGGCCATCGAGAGCGACGCCAGGCTCACCCTCTTCGGGGGGGagaccctcctgccccccggaCTGTTTGCGGCGGCGGCGAGGGCAGCGCCACGGGGCCCCCGGTACCTGGACGGCCAGAGACTGAGGCTGGAGAGCATCGATGAAGGGATCGTGAAAGacgacagagaggaaggagaagaagaggaggatgtggaggagctGTCGGCCTGA
- the rpgra gene encoding LOW QUALITY PROTEIN: retinitis pigmentosa 1-like 1 protein (The sequence of the model RefSeq protein was modified relative to this genomic sequence to represent the inferred CDS: deleted 2 bases in 1 codon) has protein sequence MTGQTDTDIPETGAVFIFGKSKFADNAPCKFWLKDDHPQQISCGGEHTSVITGNGRLFMFGCNAWGQLGLGSKPNISKPTSVKALRSEKVKLAACGKDHTVVCTWRGGVYSTGTNQEGQLGLGHCEDISSFHLLQPFCDHKPIRMLSAGCSTSAALTEDGRLFVWGDNSVGQIGLGEENHVSEPRELELDQPVAWVSCGYHHLAIVTVNGDLYTCGEIGYGRLGLDPDQLTNHRVPQRVKGIVGRVTQVSCGGEHTVVLTEGDVYTFGRGQYGQLGLGTFQFEALIPQTLDHFRNTRVSLVTCGEHHTAIITEKGLMYTFGNGRHGKLGLGVENFTNQFQPTLCPRFLKYFVQSVACGSCHMLVLATPRTPENQEVVLVEDSDDVIEDLMENLVEVSYNHLLLTEVSFSTAPHTVPACSNPSARARRREREGSAEQFGHMFQNLPPLTSAFLNTTLSRNILPLKINQKDPSTPPSKTHSKDPPSPTSSPSPKSPNSTASSTQFPRPDPARPSPSPRSIPKSKPISASKEPASPSSPLKNTSDHLLSASPRSPSYKQTNEKKPTKTVSQGIYGSRAEQQGPTLKGKSITARQSPKRTVVIKALEDNSTDDSDRLLNLASETRRASGEDSGTVPEGQMGKVCWCMANKHRGREEGPRRVVKETEMDSEHAQSGGWAGLPTRKALPTELLIGSSPRSIEAEGPPPQSKRVKSPHSASNVEQTVTTTTKQAKIKVQANISNQDSNLGGSIGELWQGTPSKTQPKVSESKRMKLPVSTSNTPTRGQLKVPEPKSNIPKPSLTAKVKTGTDVKPMSTRGEPNKEQEKVRSDTKTEKRSHQKGQPPKSPVKVRGQTAEDFLSTPVEVKGKVKGGELVKVTSKDAKSKVQGKITEVKSSPVKVQSKQQEVLKAQNKLSEVKSVTGKTNPKAKSPLTLSSTPVKGKGQTQEVKSTPVKDQVKLSKKTSIPVKLKSKTAEKENPKGSGDRQKPVRTLMKGKKLGSEEEEKKNIEDKNSQSEASGTTTGEDEKQMPEKEKGKPSQKLGTPLKDNTLPLEAKQLPLKETEPKLTDSKRAPVKSKPIAVVSSQPSQFRNQPIQVVSSNPSNPEAASTKAPATSQGTRRTDVITVGSTKPLEASLPPQASSPTSFQFTSQELGTGTKTGSPLPGTAAASNMATALESEPSGAGVFSGAASLLPAMGVAGAAMGVLGEVATSVRAFQSGSDTATSTPPRRLSRTERITKQSAITQPSSSSSSSDQRSASGTSQDQSGPAGGMSEGEEDQSQKREEIESSKQESGSEQGEEDDSSRKSGNEEQGEEEADQREGGGTENDSQDESDSGGGREQVESEVEESEEISDGGEAEEESESKKSEEEGGEKDSDSQTSSEEGGEEESEDSDVGEGEEEGEESERGEEEEKSDESGEEKSESEAEESEEKSEAEEDSEAGAEEESEAEADENSEAEESEAEEAEEKSEAEEEAEAEESEAEESEDESEAEAEESEAEEKSEESEADKESETEAEEKSEAEESEAEEKSEESDEEEAEESEVEAKEESEAQEGEEEEKSEESQAGEEEEDIEDSGESGAEEAEDKSEAGEGEEEGEEKSEESEEGEGEEESVSVAAEEEDEEEGERDGETEGHKEEEEGEVNEDEEEKEESDEESDKSEGSEQEEHEQAEGESEEDNATESGLEEREGEGEGESEAEEEGGEKEASEGEEQEGDEEDSSEKEEEEAQEEEEAQEEEEEAEEEEEAQEEEEAQEEEEETEQEEGAAEEEEDDNNDEEEAEEEEEKGAEEGESEQDQGNEEEQGEEEEEEAEEEEAEEEEAEEEEEEEEEAEKADNKGVTVPPKPAPSGRRGEQQGEKPQPAARTKQRAAGKTQANGSPDSQQFWNDVLPQYLDLK, from the exons ATGACAGGACAAACGGACACTGATATTCCAG AGACAGGGGCTGTCTTCATATTTGGAAAGAGCAAGTTTGCTGATAATGCACCCTGTAAATTCTGGTTGAAGGATGACCATCCTCAGCAAATATCCTGCGGGGGAGAACACACTTCTGTCATCACTG gcaatggcAGGCTCTTCATGTTCGGTTGTAACGCCTGGGGTCAACTGGGCCTGGGGTCTAAGCCCAACATTAGTAAACCCACCAGTGTCAAAG CTTTGAGGTCTGAAAAGGTGAAATTGGCAGCGTGTGGGAAAGATCACACAGTCGTGTGCACAT GGCGAGGGGGTGTATATAGTACTGGGACCAACCAGGAAGGACAGTTGGGTCTGGGCCACTGTGAAGACATCTCATCCTTCCACCTGTTGCAGCCCTTCTGTGACCACAAACCAATCAGGATGCTCTCGGCAGGATGCAGTACCTCTGCTGCCCTGACAG AGGATGGGAGGTTGTTCGTGTGGGGGGACAACTCAGTGGGACAGATTGGTTTGGGTGAAGAGAACCACGTCTCAGAACCCAGAGAGCTGGAACTGGACCAGCCAGTGGCCTGGGTATCCTGTGGCTACCACCACTTAGCTATTGTTACag TGAATGGAGACCTCTACACGTGTGGGGAGATTGGGTACGGAAGGCTTGGCCTTGACCCTGAtcagctgaccaatcacagggtCCCTCAGCGGGTGAAGGGCATTGTGGGCCGGGTGACCCAGGTGTCCTGTGGAGGAGAACACACCGTGGTGCTCACAG agGGGGACGTGTACACATTTGGCCGGGGTCAGTATGGCCAGCTGGGTCTCGGCACCTTCCAGTTTGAGGCCCTTATTCCCCAGACGCTGGATCACTTCAGGAACactagagtcagcctggtgacTTGTGGAGAACACCACACTGCCATCATCACAG AGAAAGGCCTTATGTACACTTTTGGCAACGGTCGCCatgggaaactgggcctgggGGTGGAGAACTTCACCAACCAGTTCCAACCAACGCTGTGTCCCCGCTTCCTCAAGTACTTCGTCCAATCA GTAGCCTGCGGTAGCTGTCACATGCTGGTGCTAGCCACGCCCAGAACGCCAGAAAACCAGGAAGTAGTGTTGGTGGAGGATAGTGATGATGTCATAGAGGACCTTATGGAGAACCTGGTGGAGGTGAGCTACAACCACCTGCTGCTGACGGAGGTCTCCTTCAGCACCGCCCCTCACACGGTCCCCGCATGCTCAAACCCCTCGGCCAGGGCACGGcgcagggagagg gAGGGCTCTGCAGAGCAGTTCGGTCACATGTTCCAGAACCTTCCACCTCTGACGTCTGCCTTCCTCAATACCACTCTGTCCAGAAACATCCTCCCCCTGAAGATAAACCAGAAAGACCCTTCTACCCCGCCCTCCAAAACCCACTCTAAGGATCCCCCAAGTCcaacatcctccccctcccccaaatcTCCTAACAGCACAGCATCGTCCACACAGTTCCCCAGGCCAGACCCAGCcagaccctcaccctcacccaggtcCATCCCAAAGAGTAAGCCCATCTCTGCATCGAAAGAGCCCGCTAGCCCCTCATCACCTCTCAAGAACACATCGGATCATTTACTGTCGGCCTCCCCCAGAAGTCCCTCTTATAAACAAACGAATGAGAAGAAACCAACCAAGACTGTTTCTCAAGGCATCTATGGctccagagcagagcagcagggTCCTACTCTGAAGG GGAAGTCCATCACTGCTAGGCAGTCCCCTAAGAGGACCGTGGTCATCAAGGCCTTGGAGGACAACAGCACTGACGACAGTGATAGATTACTCAATCTG GCATCCGAGACGAGACGGGCTTCAGGTGAGGACTCTGGCACCGTGCCTGAAGGACAGATGGGGAAGGTATGTTGGTGTATGGCTAACAAGCACAG aggaagagaggaagggcc GAGGAGAGTTGTGAAGGAGACGGAGATGGATTCTGAGCATGCTCAGTCCGGTGGGTGGGCAGGGCTGCCTACGAGGAAGGCCCTGCCCACGGAGCTCCTGATTGGCTCCAGTCCGCGGTCCATAGAAGCTGAAGGCCCGCCCCCTCAGAGCAAACGTGTCAAAAGCCCCCACAGCGCATCCAATGTCGAGCAGACTGTCACCACGACAACGAAGCAAGCTAAGATCAAAGTTCAAGCTAACATCAGTAATCAGGATAGCAATCTTGGAGGCAGTATAGGTGAGCTGTGGCAAGGGACGCCCTCAAAAACGCAGCCAAAGGTTTCTGAATCAAAACGCATGAAGCTGCCTGTGTCCACGTCTAACACTCCGACACGTGGTCAACTAAAAGTACCTGAACCAAAATCCAATATCCCAAAACCGAGCTTAACGGCTAAGGTGAAGACAGGCACAGACGTGAAGCCTATGTCCACACGAGGCGAGCCAAACAAGGAGCAGGAGAAAGTGAGATCTGACACCAAAACGGAAAAGAGAAGCCATCAAAAAGGTCAACCTCCAAAATCTCCAGTGAAGGTGAGAGGTCAGACTGCAGAGGATTTCTTATCCACACCTGTGGAGGTCAAAGGCAAGGTCAAAGGTGGTGAGCTGGTCAAGGTCACTTCCAAAGATGCCAAGTCCAAAGTCCAGGGTAAAATCACTGAGGTCAAATCCAGCCCGGTCAAGGTTCAAAGTAAGCAACAAGAAGTTCTCAAAGCTCAAAATAAACTGTCAGAAGTCAAATCCGTAACGGGTAAAACTAACCCAAAAGCAAAAAGTCCATTAACACTCTCATCCACCCCTGTCAAGGGTAAAGGTCAAACTCAAGAGGTCAAATCCACTCCAGTCAAAGATCAGGTTAAGCTGTCTAAGAAAACTTCTATTCCTGTGAAATTAAAAAGCAAAACTGCAGAAAAGGAAAACCCCAAGGGCAGCGGTGACAGGCAGAAGCCTGTTAGAACTCTGATGAAAGGAAAAAAACTGGgatcggaggaggaggagaagaaaaatatagAGGACAAGAATAGCCAGTCGGAAGCTTCCGGAACAACAACAGGGGAAGATGAGAAGCAAATgccagagaaagaaaagggcAAACCGTCACAAAAACTCGGCACCCCCCTCAAGGACAATACTCTGCCGTTGGAAGCCAAGCAATTACCCCTTAAGGAGACCGAACCCAAGCTGACCGATTCAAAGCGAGCTCCTGTGAAAAGCAAACCCATCGCTGTGGTCTCCAGCCAGCCCTCTCAGTTCAGGAACCAGCCCATACAGGTGGTGAGTAGTAACCCTAGTAACCCCGAAGCAGCCTCCACAAAGGCTCCCGCCACCTCACAGGGGACCAGGAGAACAGATGTGATCACCGTCGGCAGTACCAAACCCCTGGAAGCCTCCCTGCCACCACAGGCATCCTCTCCTACCAGCTTCCAATTCACCTCCCAGGAGCTAGGGACCGGAACCAAGACTGGGTCGCCACTCCCAGGAACAGCAGCAGCTTCAAACATGGCCACTGCCCTGGAGAGTGAGCCCAGCGGGGCTGGAGTTTTCAGTGGCGCAGCCTCCCTGCTTCCTGCCATGGGGGTGGCCGGGGCAGCCATGGGGGTCCTCGGTGAGGTAGCGACGAGCGTGAGGGCCTTTCAGTCAGGCAGTGACACGGCCACCTCTACTCCGCCAAGGAGATTAAGCAGGACAGAGAGGATCACTAAGCAGAGTGCCATCACacagccttcctcctcttcctcttcctcagatCAGAGGTCCGCCAGTGGCACCTCTCAGGACCAATCAGGACCCGCAGGTGGGATgtcagaaggagaggaggaccaaTCACAGAAAAGAGAGGAAATAGAGAGTTCTAAACAGGAGAGTGGCagcgagcagggagaggaggacgacaGCAGCAGGAAGAGTGGTaatgaggagcagggggaggaagaggccgaccagagggagggaggaggaacagagaatgACAGCCAGGATGAGAGTGACagtggggggggaagggagcagGTAGAGAGTGAGGTTGAGGAAAGCGAAGAGATAAGTGATGGTGGAGAGGCTGAGGAAGAGAGTGAATCGAAGAAAAGtgaggaggaaggtggagaaAAGGATAGTGATAGTCAGACAAGCAgcgaggagggtggagaggaggagagtgaggacagTGAtgtgggagaaggggaggaggaaggagaggagagtgagagaggagaggaggaagagaagagcgaTGAAAGTGGCGAGGAGAAAAGTGAGAGTGAGGCAGAAGAGTCAGAGGAAAAGagtgaggcagaggaggacagtgaggcaggggcagaggaggagagtgaggcagAGGCAGATGAGAACAGTGAGGCAGAGGAGAGTGAGGCAGAagaagcagaggagaagagtgaggcagaggaggaggcagaggcagaggagagtgaGGCAGAAGAATCAGAGGATGAGAGTGAGGCAGAAGCAgaagagagtgaggcagaggagaaaagtgaggagagtgaggcagataaggagagtgagacagaggcagaagagAAAAGTGAGGCAgaagagagtgaggcagaggagaaaagcgaggagagtgatgaagaagaggcagaggagagtgaggtagaggcaaaagaggagagtgaggcacaagagggagaggaagaggagaaaagtGAAGAGAGTcaggcaggagaggaagaggaggacatagAAGACAGCGGGGAAAGTGGGGcggaagaggcagaggataaaagtgaggcaggagaaggggaagaggagggggaagagaagagtgagGAAAGtgaggaaggggaaggagaggaagagagtgtttCTGTGGCAGCGGAAGAAGAGGAcgaggaagaaggagaaagagatggagagactgaaggacacaaagaggaggaggagggtgaagttaatgaagatgaagaggagaaggaggaaagcgACGAAGAATCAGATAAGAGCGAGGGATCGGAGCAGGAAGAACATGAACaagcagaaggagagagtgaagaggaTAATGCTACAGAGTCTGggctggaggaaagagagggggagggggaaggagagagtgaggctgaggaggaaggaggggagaaagaagcCAGTGaaggtgaggagcaggagggagacgaggaggaTTCTagtgagaaagaggaggaggaggcacaggaggaggaggaggcacaagaggaggaggaggaggcagaggaggaggaggaggcacaggaggaggaggaggcacaggaggaggaggaggaaactgAACAGGAGGAGGGTGCtgctgaggaagaggaagatgacAATAATGACGAAGAAGaagctgaagaggaggaggagaaaggtgcggaagagggggagagtgaacaGGATCAAGGGAATGAGGAGgagcaaggagaggaggaggaagaggaggcagaggaggaggaggcagaggaggaggaggcagaggaggaggaggaagaggaggaggaggcagagaaggcAGACAATAAGGGAGTg ACTGTGCCTCCCAAACCTGCTCCAtctggcaggagaggggagcagcAGGGGGAGAAGCCCCAGCCGGCTGCCCGGACCAagcagagggctgctgggaagaCTCAGGCCAACGGCTCCCCTGACTCCCAGCAGTTCTGGAACGATGTCTTGCCTCAATACCTGGACCTGAAGTAG
- the otc gene encoding ornithine transcarbamylase, mitochondrial, protein MSFKVFAVNKHIICGLKTLQNIRARKFSIGAAVLGSVNLKGRSFLTLKDFSSDEIRHLLWVSSDLKHRIKHEKQYLPLLQGKSIAMIFEKRSTRTRMSTETGFALLGGQPCFLTSQDIHLGVNESSTDTARVLSGLCDIVLARVYSHATLEELVKEASIPIINGLSDLYHPIQILADFLTLQEHYGYLKGLTVSWIGDGNNVLHSFMMTAAKLGVHLRIATPKGYEPDSYVIEEAQRLSKQHGTRLLMTSDPMEAAHGTNVLVTDTWVSMGQEEEKKRRVKDFHGYQITMQTGSVASPDWTFLHCLPRKQEEVNDQVFYCPRSLVFPEAENRKWTIMGLMVSLLTDYVPQTPAPSS, encoded by the exons ATGTCGTTTAAAGTATTTGCTGTAAATAAGCACATTATATGTGGCCTGAAAACTCTCCAAAACATCCGTGCGAGAAAGTTTAG CATCGGTGCTGCAGTCCTTGGTTCTGTAAATTTAAAGGGTCGCAGTTTCCTGACGTTGAAAGATTTCAGCTCAGATGAGATCAGACACTTGCTATGGGTGTCAAGTGACCTAAAACACAGGATCAAGCATGAAAAACAG TACCTTCCTCTTCTTCAGGGGAAGTCGATTGCTATGATATTTGAGAAGAGGAGCACCAGAACTAGAATGTCCACAGAAACAG GTTTCGCTCTGCTGGGAGGCCAGCCCTGCTTCCTCACGTCGCAGGACATCCACCTGGGAGTGAATGAGAGCAGCACAGACACGGCCAG GGTTCTGTCTGGGCTATGTGATATCGTCCTGGCTCGGGTATACAGCCACGCTACCCTGGAGGAGCTGGTTAAAGAAGCCTCTATCCCCATCATCAACGGCCTCTCAGACCTCTACCACCCCATCCAGATCCTGGCAGACTTCCTCACCCTGCAG GAGCACTACGGTTATCTGAAAGGGCTCACGGTTAGCTGGATCGGAGATGGCAACAACGTTCTCCACTCCTTCATGATGACCGCTGCCAAGCTGGGCGTCCACCTCAGGATCGCCACACCCAAG GGTTACGAGCCAGACAGCTATGTCATTGAGGAGGCTCAGAGACTCTCCAAACAG CACGGCACCAGGCTcctgatgacctctgaccccatggAGGCGGCCCACGGCACCAACGTCCTGGTGACGGACACCTGGGTCAGCatgggtcaggaggaggagaagaagcgcAGGGTCAAGGATTTCCATGGTTACCAGATCACCATGCAG acaggaagtgtggcGAGTCCTGACTGGACCTTCCTGCACTGCCTCCccaggaagcaggaagaggTAAACGATCAGGTGTTCTACTGCCCACGCTCCCTGGTCTTTCCTGAGGCggagaacaggaagtggacaaTCATG GGTCTGATGGTCTCTCTGCTGACTGATTACGTTCCACAGACGCCTGCACCCAGTTCTTAA